The genome window CTGATGATAAAGACGTGTTTATCTGGAGCGCGATGATTGCCGGTCTTGCAATGCATGGTCATGGACGAGACGCAATCGAACTTTTCGAGAAAATGCAAGAAGCTAACGTCAAACCTAACGGTGTCACTTTCACGAATTTACTATGCGCGTGTAGCCACACGGGCTTATTGCAAGAGGGTCGCGATTTCTTCAAGAAAATGGAGCCAGTTTACGGAATTACCCCTGGGGTTAAACACTACGCTTGCATGGTGGATATGCTCGGTCGTGCGGGTCATTTGGAAGAAGCGATAAATTTGATTAAAACGATGCCGATGCCTCCATTAGCTTCGGTTTACGGAGCTCTCTTAGGTGCGTGCAAACTTCATGGAAACGTAGAAGTTGCTGAACAAGCTAGTGCACGTTTGCTTGAACTGGAGCCGTGGAATCACGGTGCGTATGTTCTGTTATCGAACGTATACGCTAAAACGGGAAAATGGGATCAAGTTGCTAGTTTAAGAAAACGAATGAAAGACGTTGGGCTGAAGAAAGAACCGGGGTGTAGTTCAATCGAAGTCAATGGTGTTGTTCATGAGTTTATTGTAGGAGATAATACACACACGCAATCCAAACCAATATATGGAAAGTTGAACGAGGTTTTTGAGAAGTTAAAGTCGAACGGGTATGAACCGAATCGGTCTCAGGTGCTACAATGTGTTGAAGAAGAAGATATGCAAGAACAAGCGTTACATCTTCATAGCGAGAAGTTGGCCATTGCGTTTGGGCTCATTAGTCTGAAACAAAGTCAACCGATTCGGGTTATGAAAAATCTTCGTGTTTGTGGGGATTGCCATAATGTCGCGAAGTTGATTTCGAAGGTCTATGATAGAGAGATTTTGTTGAGGGATCGTTATAGGTTTCATCGTTTTAAAGCGGGGGAATGTTCATGTAAAGATTACTGGTAAATTATAGGTTTTAGGTATGCTTAGTATTGCAAGAACCGCTAGGCACTCGTCTGCCGGTGGGGTACCGATTAACGGTTAATCGGATTgggattttatatgtaatttttgcagttttatatgtatatacacacatttttatatgtaccTTTTTAACTAGACATGTTTTAACACCTTTGACCCATATTTTCAAGTAGATAAGATTGATTGCCGGAAATTATAAATCAACAATCTGGCCGGAATCGCTAGACTGCCACCGATTTTTGGCCAATTAGGACTGGATTTGACCATTGTTGACTGCCTACTGATAAATTGACCGATTTCATAAAAATTACTCGGTGAACctccgactagcgattaatcggcgACTCATCGGAGGCTATTTTATATTTTAGTTTTGGTTGCTCGGACATGGGATCGGGAAAGGCTAGAGCCGGTCCGTTTAGGATCGGGTCAACTTATTTGACTAGAAGATCAACATTTAGAATCCAATAATATGTAGATATATAGAATAGCAGAATTCAGGCTAAAGCCAGCAGGAATTACAGCTATAAATTTGCAAATATGTACAAACCTATTCTATTAATCTTTAGGAATTCAAAACAAAAGGCAATTTCTCTATGTACATGAACAATCTCTTTGTGTTTTCCTTCAAGATTATTGATAGATCAATTGTGTCACGCTCTTCGATATAAATCCATAGATCGGTTAACTTCACTCCTTTCAAACTTTCCCTACAAAAAGGGCATGAACGCGATCTCGCATGCCTGGTAAACAAAGAAAAGTaacgggtcaaacaggtcaacACTGAAAAAAAATCCAAATGTAACTTAGAAAAAGTATATCTTACCAATCGCGATAGCACTTCAAGCATAATGAATGGTTACAATTGGGCAACACCACTTTGCTATTAATCTCCATACAAATCCCGCATTCGGCCTCTCTTTCCACATCAGCATCCGATAATTTTTCCTTCTCAAAATCGTCCTTTCGTGAGTAGCTCGCCAACAACGTCTCCTTCTGTTTTCGCTCCTCCAAATCAGTAATCCCACTTTGAAGTTGCATTATTGAGGGAAACACAACACCTGTGTCACACATAAACTCCCACATTAACACAATAACAATTCTCATATGTCACACCATCATTTAATTCAAAATTCTCACCATAAAACTGCCTTATGCTTGCTTTTCTTTCATGAACATGCATAGTATTTTTCCCATTAGCACATATCTGTGTTTACATTTTTAGCAACAACTTTTAAACATaacattaaataataaataacctagttatgTAATCATCATTCATCAcacacaaaaaagaaaaaaaaagaaaaaaaaaaacatgaaagtGTACCATATAAATGAAAACATGAATCAAACCAAGGGCTCCAGCAATCCTACAATCAACCCATGGGAACAAATAACAGAACAAAGCTGCAGCTGGACTAAAATACACTCTTAATTGAAGATAAGATCCGTCATCATCCTTAACTGAATTTACTGCCCTGAATAACATCACAAAACCATCAATTAAATTCACTATAATAACTCTTGATAGCTTTAAAATCATGATTACTTACTGGGTATTGGCGTGTTGAATATCGGCTTCGAGTGTTTTAAGTGAATCTTTGTATTTTTTGCCCATAATTTTGTGAAGGAAAAACAGAGCTAAAACCCcatgatgaatgatgatgaaacACCCGAGAATTTAGCAGTGGAATTTGGGAAAAGAAAGACACCCTTTTGAGGGTATTCAAACGCGGATTTCGATAGACATTGAAAATCCCAAATTACTGATTTCGATAAATCCACTTTTTTCTAGGAAAGATATGTTCACTCTGCTACGAGTTACGATTCTTATTTCGTACACACAACTTTACACTGTTtctatttttttctttctttttaatcGAATAATTTATCTAAAGTTTTTTTAAACATCTAACAAAGCCAAGCCACCATGGTACATCAATTGGCAAAAGGCCAATCTTGGCGTTGGTGGCCTAGCCCGTCACTAATATCAAAGAAAACTCACCGCCTGAAGAATCATTGTAGTATACTAATACCCCGAATTGCGCATGACAGTTTGTCACAAATGAGACTGAATTGACGACCCTAGAAAGTCACCAGGGTATCACTAGAGCACCGCCCAATATCTCGTATATTTATGGGCAGACTCACATAGAGCGGGTCGGGGTCCCCAGAccccaatgtttttaaaaaattagtagaTCCGGTGTATTAAATTTTACGGACCCTATAAATATAATTAGGTGGATATTATAGAAAGAAACGgaaagctggtgtagtggtaaataCCTGTCTTTACCCgaaatttttaacattttgaacacaaaaaaaaaaaaaaaaaaaaatggaccccattagaaaaaaaaaatgttgggTCTGCCACTGCGTATATTGTGTTATATaaggatgagctcggtaccatcCGGTACCgaaagaaccggtaccgaaaatcctcaaaagtgggtaccgggaccggtactgaaggggtatggtcccagatcttgcgtcaacatcgaccgcgagtgaccattacccttatcaaaacccccactagctaacaacctacttgtgtccGTGCCGGAACGCgtcgacacagtggttgaatccaatctgtccagtgatggaggaggacttacctggaatatgagaacggtatagtgatgcggctggcaccgcatctggtgtatgaaaacggaagtattcacaacgatgcggcctggcaccgcatccagtgaacacttctatcaatacagagaAGCTGGATAACAGTAACAGTCACCACAGAtgacgatgcggcctggcaccgcatctcgcgtatttcttgatcaaagagtgagacgcgggaacatctgcagttaccgcaaacagcgatgcggcttgcaccgcaccctgtctactcatcaagtgggactgacactatagagcaagtagcaccaatgacagccgcctgtcaggtctacgtaagcgacagactgacgtggcgtcgcctccccggctgacatgtctgacacacctgcaaaggtgcaacATGCCgccagtctatccatccacctcctccttcactcctcggctataaataccaaccccaaaccaggtttgaggtatctcttcacaactctctcactactactactatcataccttgcttcccaagcagactactgattctcacgccggagagtggtaacaaggagcaccccccaccccatcctccttgttacgagtcacggtttgtttccttgtgcaggagatcaacccaccggtgatccagccagcgatcctcgagaggaagggattaacctttcttgacgagaccagtgagttaaccctgcccggttaaccattgtttcatcattggcgcccaccgctactcttagcactttttgaACCATCCTtctccctctcaaaagatcatgactgatcaccaaaacaacactggggATAACCAAAACCCCACAAACCCAGGGCCGGTAGGGGTTAATCCCTCAACCTCACACCCTGGACACATTGGCACGTCGacgcaaaggggtccatccctTACGTTCGGACATGacctatcacagtacgcatctgtgatcccaccagacATGGACCCTCATGCCTGGTATGACCATCAGGCAgccctgctggccgcaacatacaaccgcgcttgtacggaagcgcaagtacaagctgggcctaccccagcaccgcacacccctgcggttcgtattttacaatacgaaggCAGGGTACCCTCACGTCTACCCTCGAGAAgcagacgtgaagaccgcggatcatcttactgtgaTGTCCGCACAATAAATGAcgatgattcctcatacgggtcccacagCAGGGGGCCagtatgtcacaccctggctttgcggaagtgtggttaatttggtgtgacttcttaataccatagcttaatcataacaaagctatatgaattaaaaatatgcaagatcatccattaagttttgaaaaccaaatacaataccattgttttaacgggatcgcaccctaacaaccataaccttatccaacaaacattacaacctcaaacataacataaacgtggtttaaggactgtgacttgtccaggaaagagtcacattccccaaaccccggatgacctcggaaactagtgcagcgggaaaacgtgccataccgtgccagatcttttagttccctgaaatacatgtaagttgaaaaatcaacaataatgttgagcgagttcatgtgtaagtgagtaaataaacctttgtatttatcaaaatcctggtatgtagcaaataaggaaaaagagatcaccaatggtttgcaaggccattgatacgtgtgaagtgcaagtaggaagactcaacccttgcgattttgcatcggggcacaaagtcacctcgaggtccgttatgctggacttgaggttgggctcgctacacctagatagatctaccgcttacgtccctcggtcctacaatgaggattaatggcctccagttcccgcctacccactcacatgatctaagtagtaatcctccttacgctaatcataccatgtaaaaagtactcgtaatcatagtaacatgtatttcacccccgcagtttagaaaactgaaaacagttaagagaaaagggggacatgaactcacagtcggtgcgtctctaccaagtactccaaatcaggcggctgtgcaacgacctacatgtgctaattctattagacggacggccgtgccttagctttatagtttaagtttttgggaaatagttagacaactatttcgggtttacttttcgtatgtacttggtagttaatctccttcccaaggatgggggatttaatacatgtgcgtttgaattatatcattaagtctcacttaatatatttttatttctaattccaaaatataaatatttttctcaaaaatattatattttcctTTCAcaaattttccccaaaaataatacgcgttcatgaatatttccgtataatgcgtaagttacgttttatcattcgtgtggtaatagtaattaacggtgtaacttatataattatcgtagaggcgttcgtattattttggatctgttaacgttcgtaaatatcatttttactctaaaaataatatttatgtattttcacaaaataatcataaacagtgtggtgaaaatataaatatatatatttatcacgtttagtttttgtgaaaattctcacctccgaatatttgtaaataaagtcgaggcgaaatatattttgaaagcatgtcaaaaataattctaacacttgtagtgtaaatatttctaagtgttaggatttttagaaaaatttcgccagagtttcctctgtaactggaggtggccacgctttcaagcgtatcattttcttttacaaaatcaatttcaacaacttctttattcaatcaaacaatttccaacacatcaactagtcgacaagtatgtaaatcgcataagtacatgaacttgtaatttttccgaaactatagtgtaaatcccattatattttgtggatctttatataaagtaatttgatctcgtaaaaacctcgtttttagagtaattccatctttacaacttctcgtcatcttttacaaagattgttattttgtcgaaacttttcatttcacaagtgtttacacacttgtggtttataaaaaccatgcttgttagtgtaagatctatctttagaaaaacatgattttcttgtcacttggtcctttgaaaataccacttgcagatacgtagatccgctagtttcaaacactattttacaagtaaaaatacttttacacaagttcatgtttctcgtgtggtagagtttcaccttttaacccttgtctcattcaaaacaagcttatgtcaagatccatgatcttaaccaaaccgggttaaatggtgatccgagctaccacaacgtagatcgggtctaAGTAACCACAAATTTcagttactacaacttttacaccacttatgtgctattaaccaacaatattcatgtttttagtagacttttatgcttcaaaaggtaagtttccgcattttaaccgttacataacttattaaccactttagaatagttcgagagagtgttttaagtattatacctctagctcaaggctagggaagaatctatgcgaaaaagaggtggataaaagctaggtagagaggtccttcgccttccgtttgctccaagactcctaatgcgtgacccgtaacacttgtataaccttggaatgtggagatcaagagccgaaaatggatggatgtgtgtgtgtgtgttcggccgtgagcttgggagcaagagggagagagttgtgaagtgtgttgtgtgatgATAATGTTCATGAGTGATTAAGCTTAATCTTATAGGCAATTTGGATAGTTTTAACCAATGGTCACCATGTCTCCTTGATACTACGCATAAGAGATTAAACAAATCAAGTTAGTACAAGGTGTGTCCCCCCTAGTTTGGGGCCGGTTAGgatggggggggggtcttggtccGATTCCAACAAGTTAGTTAGgtattagttaggttaaaccaagttagtttagggattaacttggttagtggtgtgttgtgctttaatgcgggtgttagggtgttcaggggccctaactagctcagaaaaagatcaatattgTTAACGtcaatattttgatgttccgggtatagtccggttgttcggttggatagtaatccgttaaagcgcttaataaagcttttaagtgtcgttaataacatttttagtgacacaacttattcttcaaagtgtcaggaatatttcctcattttttggcactttattagttagccagaagctgaaatgtaaattaaagtgctgtgttttgtgcttagtgtacgttttaggcacatccagtcatcgtaacttattcctagagacgcagttctacaacccttgtatccctacactcactatgggtgtagtaaaatatttctggctcatacaggccttagaggcagtgtctgcctgatgctggctttatcagcatgttcaataggttatccgttcatagtgctactgtgcttttgtgcatcatgtttgtcactagagttcagtatgtaaataatgtagtgacgaaaatcaaagtatgatgcagatgtgtacaagtatcaacagtcaggtagcagttcatcagtaatttcaagtaagcacagtaattaagcaacaattaattattaattaaatcgtacggatacctggtttagtgagggttgtcacattctccccccgttagaaaaatttcgtcccgaaattttaagctctgc of Helianthus annuus cultivar XRQ/B chromosome 1, HanXRQr2.0-SUNRISE, whole genome shotgun sequence contains these proteins:
- the LOC110868852 gene encoding E3 ubiquitin-protein ligase AIRP2, which produces MGKKYKDSLKTLEADIQHANTQAVNSVKDDDGSYLQLRVYFSPAAALFCYLFPWVDCRIAGALGLIHVFIYMICANGKNTMHVHERKASIRQFYGVVFPSIMQLQSGITDLEERKQKETLLASYSRKDDFEKEKLSDADVEREAECGICMEINSKVVLPNCNHSLCLKCYRDWHARSRSCPFCRESLKGVKLTDLWIYIEERDTIDLSIILKENTKRLFMYIEKLPFVLNS